From Streptomyces cyaneogriseus subsp. noncyanogenus, the proteins below share one genomic window:
- a CDS encoding NACHT domain-containing protein, giving the protein MARQRTWWPWVVGAAGVVVLVTVVALVVGAGAQAAATSLSVVISAVAGLLSWSWHRSRPAAPAIRAELDQAAEALAAMVRRQWTEEAAAQGLLDPHPLAVRWRSGQAEAGDHVRMVGRTLSGRSDDIHAFATAFRALPRRRLVVLGEPGAGKTALAILLVRELLRAPEPGEPVPVLLDLASWNPRREPLAQWTARRIHEDYPALRDHDTYGREAARKLVAEGRVLPVLDGLDELPADLRPGALAAVNHAIALHDPLVLTSRRAEYHRLVEETDVITAAAVVVAQPVEAADVVDYLRSAVPPRRAAAWQPVLDELTERPRGALAQALSVPLNVWLARTVYSSPGTDPADLTRRKDAEALRHHLLDALVPAVFTARPAAADPSLPDVRRTAAARWHPDDAHTALVFLATHVQRQRTDGIAWWDLHRALRPDPAGPLSGPVAGAMIGLGAGCMAGDYFHWALSPLPRLVCFLAVTLATAAGAGVVIRLAHAGGDPEGPGRPGRERGEGPRLAGEVLRRVGIGCAVVLALAVVMGAVVEYWAEAVERADTDIEVIVPPYTGLKAGAAWALFMVVPALGTLCATALRRRVRPRRHPTGDLGAQVPRILLYVVLFWLGAQAAGALLYLPLRQVTGEAPTRIAFLAPAEDLAFVTRRAAFRACVLLLIAGVLAGLRLTGGSSRPTRLDFRAPVRVFAAMLPACLGRGLLFGLGLGIALAFVAPWGPLVTWSTRLVASGGFGAFLGILFGLGLAVLRWARVPADLEQETPQSTLRGERTAAVALLVFALVPPLAKWFIAFQGHFAGSAVQPVDAVGRWLETLEANAAMGLAAGLLAVSGTAYFAYREAGLRLAAARRLPSRPLAFLEDARLLSVLRRVGPVYHFCHAEFQDRIVSGAGAAGGAPQRA; this is encoded by the coding sequence ATGGCACGGCAGCGGACGTGGTGGCCCTGGGTGGTCGGGGCGGCCGGTGTCGTGGTGCTGGTCACGGTGGTGGCCCTGGTGGTGGGCGCGGGCGCCCAGGCGGCCGCGACCTCGTTGAGCGTGGTGATCTCGGCTGTCGCGGGTCTGCTGAGCTGGTCGTGGCACCGGTCGCGGCCCGCCGCGCCGGCCATCCGCGCGGAGCTGGACCAGGCCGCCGAGGCGCTCGCCGCGATGGTGCGCCGCCAGTGGACGGAGGAGGCCGCCGCGCAGGGCCTGCTGGACCCGCATCCGCTGGCCGTGCGCTGGCGCAGCGGCCAGGCCGAGGCCGGCGACCATGTGCGGATGGTCGGCCGCACCCTGTCCGGCCGCAGCGACGACATCCACGCCTTCGCCACGGCCTTCCGCGCCCTGCCGCGCCGACGGCTGGTCGTCCTCGGCGAACCCGGCGCGGGCAAGACCGCCCTGGCGATCCTGCTCGTGCGGGAACTCCTGCGCGCCCCGGAGCCCGGGGAGCCGGTCCCGGTGCTGCTGGACCTGGCGTCGTGGAATCCGCGCCGGGAGCCGCTGGCGCAGTGGACGGCACGCCGGATCCACGAGGACTACCCGGCGCTGCGCGACCACGACACCTACGGCCGGGAGGCGGCCCGCAAACTGGTCGCCGAGGGGCGCGTCCTGCCCGTCCTGGACGGCCTGGACGAACTCCCCGCCGACCTGCGGCCCGGGGCGCTGGCGGCCGTCAACCACGCCATCGCCCTGCACGACCCGCTCGTCCTCACCTCCCGCCGGGCCGAGTACCACCGGCTGGTCGAAGAGACCGACGTGATCACCGCCGCCGCCGTCGTCGTCGCGCAACCGGTGGAGGCGGCGGACGTGGTCGACTACCTGCGCAGCGCCGTCCCGCCCCGGCGCGCCGCGGCCTGGCAACCGGTTCTGGACGAGCTGACGGAGCGGCCGCGAGGCGCCCTCGCCCAGGCCCTGTCGGTGCCGCTGAACGTGTGGCTCGCCCGCACCGTGTACTCCTCCCCGGGCACCGACCCCGCCGACCTGACCCGACGGAAGGACGCCGAAGCCCTCCGCCACCACCTTCTCGACGCGCTGGTCCCCGCCGTCTTCACCGCCCGCCCGGCCGCCGCCGACCCCTCACTGCCCGACGTACGCCGCACCGCCGCCGCCCGCTGGCACCCCGACGACGCCCACACCGCCCTCGTCTTCCTCGCCACCCACGTCCAACGCCAGCGCACCGACGGCATCGCCTGGTGGGACCTGCACCGCGCCCTGCGACCGGACCCGGCGGGCCCCCTGTCCGGACCGGTGGCCGGCGCCATGATCGGACTGGGCGCGGGGTGCATGGCGGGGGACTACTTCCACTGGGCGCTGTCGCCGCTCCCGCGGCTCGTGTGCTTCCTGGCCGTCACGCTCGCCACCGCGGCCGGGGCCGGCGTGGTGATCCGGCTCGCCCATGCCGGCGGTGACCCGGAGGGGCCCGGGCGGCCGGGGCGCGAACGGGGAGAAGGGCCGCGCCTCGCGGGCGAGGTCCTTCGCCGGGTGGGGATCGGCTGCGCCGTCGTGCTCGCGCTGGCCGTGGTGATGGGGGCGGTCGTCGAGTACTGGGCGGAGGCGGTGGAACGCGCGGACACGGACATCGAGGTGATCGTGCCGCCGTACACCGGGCTCAAAGCGGGTGCCGCCTGGGCCCTGTTCATGGTGGTGCCGGCCCTCGGCACACTGTGCGCGACGGCGCTGCGGCGGCGGGTCCGGCCGCGCCGGCACCCCACGGGCGACCTCGGCGCCCAGGTGCCGAGGATCCTGCTGTACGTCGTCCTCTTCTGGCTGGGTGCCCAGGCCGCCGGAGCCCTCCTGTACCTGCCGCTGCGGCAGGTGACCGGCGAGGCCCCCACCCGGATCGCGTTCCTCGCCCCGGCCGAGGACCTGGCCTTCGTCACCCGGCGCGCCGCCTTCCGCGCCTGTGTCCTCCTGCTGATCGCCGGTGTCCTGGCGGGACTCCGCCTGACCGGCGGTTCGTCCCGCCCCACCCGCCTGGACTTCCGCGCCCCGGTCCGCGTGTTCGCGGCGATGCTCCCCGCCTGTCTCGGCCGGGGGCTGCTGTTCGGCCTCGGTCTGGGCATCGCGCTGGCGTTCGTGGCGCCCTGGGGCCCCCTGGTCACCTGGTCGACGCGGCTCGTGGCGTCCGGCGGCTTCGGCGCCTTCCTCGGGATCCTGTTCGGCCTCGGACTGGCCGTGCTGCGCTGGGCGCGGGTCCCGGCCGACCTGGAGCAGGAAACGCCGCAGTCGACCTTGCGCGGTGAACGCACCGCGGCCGTCGCCCTGCTGGTGTTCGCGCTGGTGCCGCCCCTGGCCAAGTGGTTCATCGCGTTCCAGGGACACTTCGCGGGCAGTGCCGTCCAGCCCGTCGACGCCGTCGGCCGCTGGCTGGAGACCCTGGAGGCGAACGCGGCGATGGGACTCGCCGCCGGTCTCCTGGCCGTGTCGGGCACCGCCTACTTCGCCTACCGGGAGGCGGGCCTACGACTCGCCGCGGCCAGACGGCTGCCGAGCCGTCCCCTGGCGTTCCTGGAGGACGCCCGGCTGCTCAGCGTGCTCAGACGGGTCGGGCCCGTGTACCACTTCTGTCATGCCGAGTTCCAGGACCGCATCGTCAGCGGTGCCGGCGCGGCGGGCGGCGCGCCCCAACGGGCCTGA